Genomic window (Streptosporangium brasiliense):
CCCGATCGCGAACATGCGGCTCTACGTCCTCGACGGGCACGGCAACCCCGCCCCGGTCGGCGTGCCGGGCGAGCTGCACATCGGCGGCGTCGGGGTGGCCAGGGGCTACCACCGCCGCCCGGCGCTGACCGCCGAGCGGTTCGTCCCCGACCCGTTCGGCACCGACCTGGGCGCCAGGCTCTACCGCACCGGCGACCTGGCGCGCTGGCGCCGCGACGGGAACCTGGAGTTCCTCGGCCGCATCGACCACCAGGTGAAGCTGCGCGGCCTGCGCATCGAGCTCGGCGAGATCGAGACGGCGCTGCGGGAGCGCGAGGACGTCGCCGACGCCGTGGTGGTGGTCCGCGAGGACAGCCCGGGGGACAAGCGGCTGGTCGCCTACCTGACGACCCCCGGCGGGTCCGACGTCGACGTCGCCGAGCTGCGGGCCGCGCTGAAGCAGGGCCTGCCCGACTACATGGTGCCGACGGCGTTCGTCACCCTGGAGACGCTGCCGCTGTCGCCCAACGGCAAGCTGGACCGCAAGGCGCTGCCCGCCCCGCAGGCGACGCGGGACGCCGCCGCCGAGCTGGTCGAGCCGGAGACCGCCACGGAGCGGATGCTGGCCGAGATCTGGACCGAGGTCCTCGGCGTGGAGCAGCTCGGCGTCCACGACGACTTCTTCGACTCCGGCGGTCACTCCCTGCTCGCCACGCAGGTGGTGGCCCGCATCCGCAAGGCGTCGGACGGGTCGGGACGTCCGGTCGGCGTGATGGACCTGTTCCAGAACCGCACCATCCGCGAGCTGGCCGTCTTCATCGACGCCGGCGCCGACGCGGCGACCGGGCCGCAGCCGCTGCTGTACGAGCTGACCCCGAAGACCGGCAAGCGCACCCTGTCCTACGTCTGCGTGCCGTACGGCGGCGGCAGCGCGATCGTCTACCAGCCGCTGGCCGACGCCCTGCCCGCCGGGCACGCGCTGTACTCGGTGGCCATCCCCGGCCACGACGTGGGCCTGACGGAGGAGGGGCTCCCCTTCCACGAGCTGGTGGACCGGATCGTGGCGGAGGTCCGGGAACGGGTCGACGGCCCGCTGGTCCTCTACGGGCACTGCGGCGTCGGCAGCGCCATCGCGGTCGGCGTGGCCCGGAAGCTGACCGAGGCCGGCCGGGACGTGGACGCGGTCTACATCGGCGCGATGTTCCCCTTCGCCAGGATCAAGGGCGTCGTCGGCGCGCTGCGGACCCGGCTGGAGAAGCTGCGCAGCAACCGCGAGTACGCCAACTGGCTGAAGGGGATGGGCGTCGACACCGACGAGCTCGACCCGGAGCAGGCAGACCGGATCATCGGCAACATGCGGGCCGACTCCCGGGCGGCCGAGGAGTACTTCACCGAGCTGCTCGACCGGCACCCGGAGCCGATGCCCGCCCCGATCATCTCGGTGGTCGGTTCCGAGGACCCCGTCACCGACTACCACAGCGAGCGGTACCGGGAGTGGGAGTTCCTCACCGAGACCACCGGGCTGGTGGTCCTCGACCAGGCCGGGCACTTCTTCCTCAAGCACCGGGCCGAGGAGCTGGCCGAGATCGTCACGGCCATCCACCCGGCGATGGCCCAGCGCGAGACCGCCGAGTACGGCGTCGACGCGCGGGGCGCGGACGCCGGGTGGGCGCTGCACGACACGCACTACCCGGCCGAGCCCGGCCAGGACGCGGGCCCGCCCGCCGTCCAGCCGAGCAGCCGCAGGTTCCTCAGCGTCGCGATCGGCCAGCTGGTGTCGGCGACCGGGTCGGCGCTGACCGGCTTCGCCATACCGGTGTGGCTGTTCGACCGGACGGGATCGGTGGCCGACCTCGGCCTGCTGTGGGCGCTGACGCTGCTGTGCGGGGTGGCGATGCTGCCCATCGCCGGACCGCTCATCGACCGGTTCGACCGGCGGCGCGTCATGATCGCCGCCAGTGGCATCGCCGGCGCGGTCCAGCTCACCATCGCGCTGCTGCTGTGGTCCGACCGGCTGGAGCTGTGGGTCATCTACCTGCTGCTGCCGCTCAACTCGATGGCCGGCACCTACCAGCGGCTGGCCTTCCAGACCGCGGTCCCGCAGCTGGTGCCCAAACGCTATCTGGGGCACGCGGTGGGCCTGACCCAGCTCACCAACGGGTTCGCGATGCTGTTCGCCCCCCTGCTGGGCGCCGGGCTGTACGTCGCGATCGGCCTGCCCGGCATCATCGCCCTCGACATGGTGAGCTACCTGTTCGCCCTCGCGGTGCTGCTGGTCGTCCGCTTCCCCGACACGCTCGGCTTCCGCCGCAAGGAGCCGCTCGTCACCGCGATCGCCGAGGGGCTGCGCTTCTCCTGGAACCTCCGCGGGTTCCGGGCCATGGTGATCTACTTCGCCGTCGCCAATGTCTTCCTGGGGCCCGCCCTGGTGCTGACCGTCCCGCTGACGCTCTCCTTCGGCACGGTCGACCAGGTCGCCCAGGTGGCGGTGGCCGAGGCGCTGGGCGCGGTGGCCGGCGGCGTGGTGATGGCGCTGTGGGGCGGTCCCCGCAAGCGCCGGATGGTCGGCGTGTTCCTGGGCAACCTGGGGATGGCCGTCGGCTGCCTGGTGATGGGCCTGCGGCCGTCCCTGGTGGTGGTCGTGTCGGGCGTCTTCCTCATGGCGATGGCGATGACGGTCTCCCAGGGCATCTACGTGACGCTGGTCCAGGTCAAGGTGCCGCAGCGCTTCCACGGCCGGGTGCTCGCGCTCAACCAGGCCATCTCGTGGTCCACCCTGCCGCTCGGCTTCGCTGTACTGGCGCCCGTGGCCACCTCCCTGTTCAACCCCCTGCTGCTGCCGGACGGCGCCCTCGCCGGCTCGGTCGGCGCGATCATCGGCACCGGGGACGGGCGAGGCGTGGGCCTCACCTACGTCGTCTTCGCCCTGATGATGGCCGCGGTCACCGTCTGCGCGTCCACCATCCGGCTGCTGCGGCGCTTCGACACCGAGGTGCCCGACTCGCTCCCCGACGACCTCATCGGCATGCAGGAACGGCAACGTCGCCTGAAAGGAACCACCGCATCATGACGGGTGTCATTCCCACCGACCTGGCCCAGCTCGGCCCGGTCACCGGACGGCTGGACGGCAACGACCACACCACCATCGTGGTCTACGCTCTCGGGCCGGACATGACCGATCACCTCGACTGGGTGACGGCCCACCGTGACCGGCTCCGGGCCGGCCTGGCCGAGCACGGCGCGGTGCTGCTGCGCGACCTGCCGGCCGACCTCGGGCTGTTCGACCAGATCGTCAGGGCCGTCGGCGGCGAGCCGCTGCGCTACACCGAACGCTCCACCCCGCGCACGTCCGTCACCGAGTCGATCTACACCTCCACCGAGTATCCGGCCGACCAGCCGCTGCCGATGCACAACGAGAACTCCTACTCCGATACCTGGCCGGGGCACCTGTTCTTCTACTGCGACACCGCCGCGGCCACCGGCGGGGCCACCCCGATCGCCGACAGCCGCGCGGTGTTCCGGCTGATCCCCGAAGAGGTGCGGGACAGGTTCGCCGACGGCGTCGTGTACGCCAGGGCGTTCCGGGAGGGGCTCGGCCTCTCCTGGCAGGAGTCGTTCCAGACCGACGACCCGGCGGCGGTCGAGGAGTACTGCGCGCGGCACGGGCAGACGTTCGAGTGGGTCGAGGACGGCCTGCGCACCAGGCACCACCGGCCCTCCCACCAGATCGAGCCGGGCACCGGGGAGCGGGTCTGGTTCAACCAGGCGAACCTGTTCCATGTGACCAGCCTGGACGAGGAGGTCCGTGAGGCCCTGCTGTCGCTCTACGACGAGGCCGACCTGCCGCGCAACGCCTACTTGGCCGACGGCAGCCCGATCGACCCGGCCGACCTCGACGCCGTCAAGGCCGCCTACGACGAGGTCTCCTTCGGCTTCCCCTGGCGCCAGGGCGACCTGATGATCATCAACAACATGCTGTGCGCGCACGGCCGGGAGCCGTTCACCGGCGCCCGCCGGATCCTGGTCGCCATGACGGCCTGACCACCGATCCCACCACCAGGAACGGGCTGAGGGCCTGACCGCCGAGGACGGCGGTCAGGCCCTCAGTCGTGCCGGCCCCGCCGGATTCCGGCGATCGCCGTGCGATGACCTCCGCCGGGCCGCGGCGATCTCCTCGCCCGTCCGGCGGACCGCCGGTGAGGTGCCGGTGCGGTCCTTATATGAATGAGATGACCGGCATTTCCGGCATTCCGAAGAGTCCGCGTGGAATGGCCGTGCCGGCATGCCTTGAGCAGGGGAGCCTCCGGTGCCTTTTACGGCCACCGGAGGCTCCCTTTCATTCCTGCCGAGGTTTACGTTACCTGATCGCGGGGCCGCGTTTCCCGGTTATCGGAATTACGGATGGTGTTCTCCGGCAGGGGAGGGGGACGGCCGTCGTGGGGCCCGTGGGCGGCCGCCCCGCCCGTCGGCCGAGGCTGGGGGTGGTCGTCGGCACCCCGGTGGCATCTGGGAGGCCGTCCGCCATCGCCGCGCGCCCGCCGATTCCCGTCGCGGACGGCTTCTCGCGG
Coding sequences:
- a CDS encoding TauD/TfdA family dioxygenase, translated to MTGVIPTDLAQLGPVTGRLDGNDHTTIVVYALGPDMTDHLDWVTAHRDRLRAGLAEHGAVLLRDLPADLGLFDQIVRAVGGEPLRYTERSTPRTSVTESIYTSTEYPADQPLPMHNENSYSDTWPGHLFFYCDTAAATGGATPIADSRAVFRLIPEEVRDRFADGVVYARAFREGLGLSWQESFQTDDPAAVEEYCARHGQTFEWVEDGLRTRHHRPSHQIEPGTGERVWFNQANLFHVTSLDEEVREALLSLYDEADLPRNAYLADGSPIDPADLDAVKAAYDEVSFGFPWRQGDLMIINNMLCAHGREPFTGARRILVAMTA
- a CDS encoding non-ribosomal peptide synthetase/MFS transporter, giving the protein MTTTPETPPQPPLPAPAAASSAAARRALLEQRLRRRAATTVAPRPEGTAPPLSYQQERVWFMEQFAPGTSQYNIPVPMRLTGELDREVLERALQTLPVRHEALRMRFPADSDGRPTVHVEPSVAVPLRYVTADDEAAAQVLIDEAATEPFDLADGPLLRALLIRLADDDHRLLVTTHHIVGDGWSVDLLLRDLAAAYHAQRADTPVTLPALPIAYGDFAHWQRQTQTGPELDRQLQFWSDRLAGVPALELPADRPRPATQVFDGDWHIVDVDAELTGAVNRLSRERGATLFMTLLAAYQVLLARHSGQDDFAVGSSSAGRSLAELENVVGMFVNMLPMRARLGDDPTFDELLERTRVSVLDAFDHAEVPFEQLVNALGVPRDVSRSPVFQAMFALQNYQMGRISEAGSSDLRIAWLPMDLRATRFDIELHVIEVPDGLIVKFVYNTALFDEATVARMATRFVTLLRSVVAAPATPVSELPILDAEEQTLLVDVWNDTGAALDEAATLHGLIEDQVTRTPDAVAVTFEGRHLTYAELNKRANQVAHRLRDLGVGPETLVGVYAERSAELVVALLGVLKAGAAYLPLDPEYPADRLAFMIDDADAPVVLIQGHLRESAPATDATILDLDDPAEWAGRPGDDPRPPVTSGNAAYVIYTSGSTGKPKGVPNTHRGIVNRLQWMQRTYRLGGDDVVLQKTPAGFDVSVWEFFWPLLTGARLVLAKPGGHKDAAYLRDLLISENVTTAHFVPSMLAVFLADDERAAADCTALRRVICSGEELPVATAATFTTVLPDCELHNLYGPTEAAIDVTSWHCRPEAVAEAVTLPIGAPIANMRLYVLDGHGNPAPVGVPGELHIGGVGVARGYHRRPALTAERFVPDPFGTDLGARLYRTGDLARWRRDGNLEFLGRIDHQVKLRGLRIELGEIETALREREDVADAVVVVREDSPGDKRLVAYLTTPGGSDVDVAELRAALKQGLPDYMVPTAFVTLETLPLSPNGKLDRKALPAPQATRDAAAELVEPETATERMLAEIWTEVLGVEQLGVHDDFFDSGGHSLLATQVVARIRKASDGSGRPVGVMDLFQNRTIRELAVFIDAGADAATGPQPLLYELTPKTGKRTLSYVCVPYGGGSAIVYQPLADALPAGHALYSVAIPGHDVGLTEEGLPFHELVDRIVAEVRERVDGPLVLYGHCGVGSAIAVGVARKLTEAGRDVDAVYIGAMFPFARIKGVVGALRTRLEKLRSNREYANWLKGMGVDTDELDPEQADRIIGNMRADSRAAEEYFTELLDRHPEPMPAPIISVVGSEDPVTDYHSERYREWEFLTETTGLVVLDQAGHFFLKHRAEELAEIVTAIHPAMAQRETAEYGVDARGADAGWALHDTHYPAEPGQDAGPPAVQPSSRRFLSVAIGQLVSATGSALTGFAIPVWLFDRTGSVADLGLLWALTLLCGVAMLPIAGPLIDRFDRRRVMIAASGIAGAVQLTIALLLWSDRLELWVIYLLLPLNSMAGTYQRLAFQTAVPQLVPKRYLGHAVGLTQLTNGFAMLFAPLLGAGLYVAIGLPGIIALDMVSYLFALAVLLVVRFPDTLGFRRKEPLVTAIAEGLRFSWNLRGFRAMVIYFAVANVFLGPALVLTVPLTLSFGTVDQVAQVAVAEALGAVAGGVVMALWGGPRKRRMVGVFLGNLGMAVGCLVMGLRPSLVVVVSGVFLMAMAMTVSQGIYVTLVQVKVPQRFHGRVLALNQAISWSTLPLGFAVLAPVATSLFNPLLLPDGALAGSVGAIIGTGDGRGVGLTYVVFALMMAAVTVCASTIRLLRRFDTEVPDSLPDDLIGMQERQRRLKGTTAS